One genomic region from bacterium encodes:
- a CDS encoding MFS transporter, translating to MRVHRSTTVASDRRQAAVPTAEAAPTARWTALALIAAAQVGAMSTWFSAAAVGPALAAAWHLSGPQLALLTVGVQLGFVAGALALAVGGIADVFPTRGVFVVAAVLAAATNASMLLAGGDMRIALPLRFALGVVLAGVYPTGMKLMAGWFREGRGFAIGTLVGALTLGAALPHLFAGLGAATSTSWQGVIVATSVGALVSAAVMAAFVRPGPFEAPAARLDLGWALRALRDPALRLANFGYYGHMWELYAMWTWIPAFLLASLRASAGAADPPGVGRVASLAAALVIAAGAGGCVAAGWVADRIGRTYTTAGAMALSGTCAIATGLLFGRAPALVIGVAVVWGIAVIADSAQFSAAISELSEPQRVGSSLALQTSVGFLLTAASIQVLPYVARTAGWPAAFLLLSAGPAAGTISMLRLRARPEAARLAGGRR from the coding sequence GTGCGCGTCCATCGATCGACCACAGTGGCCAGCGACCGACGACAAGCCGCGGTCCCAACCGCAGAGGCGGCCCCGACGGCACGGTGGACTGCCCTCGCACTGATCGCGGCCGCGCAGGTCGGGGCGATGAGCACTTGGTTCAGTGCGGCCGCCGTCGGTCCGGCCTTGGCGGCGGCGTGGCACCTGTCCGGCCCGCAGCTCGCGCTGCTGACCGTGGGCGTACAGCTCGGGTTCGTCGCGGGGGCGCTCGCGCTTGCGGTCGGCGGGATCGCGGACGTGTTCCCCACGCGCGGGGTGTTCGTCGTCGCGGCGGTCCTGGCCGCGGCCACGAACGCGTCGATGCTGTTGGCCGGCGGGGACATGCGGATCGCGCTTCCGCTTCGCTTCGCCCTCGGCGTCGTCCTCGCCGGCGTCTACCCCACGGGGATGAAGCTCATGGCGGGGTGGTTTCGTGAAGGGCGGGGCTTCGCGATCGGCACGCTCGTCGGGGCCTTGACGCTTGGGGCGGCGCTCCCCCACCTGTTCGCGGGCCTCGGTGCGGCAACGTCCACCTCCTGGCAGGGCGTGATCGTGGCGACGAGCGTCGGGGCGCTCGTGTCGGCCGCCGTGATGGCCGCGTTCGTCCGGCCCGGGCCGTTCGAGGCGCCGGCGGCCCGCCTTGACCTCGGGTGGGCGCTGCGGGCGCTTCGCGATCCTGCGCTCAGGCTCGCGAATTTCGGCTACTACGGCCACATGTGGGAGCTATATGCTATGTGGACGTGGATCCCGGCGTTCCTGCTCGCCAGCCTGCGGGCGTCCGCAGGCGCCGCGGATCCGCCCGGCGTGGGGCGCGTCGCCAGCTTGGCTGCGGCCTTGGTGATCGCCGCGGGCGCGGGGGGGTGTGTCGCGGCGGGGTGGGTCGCCGACCGCATCGGCCGAACCTACACCACCGCGGGCGCCATGGCGTTGAGCGGGACCTGCGCGATCGCCACGGGACTGCTTTTCGGGCGCGCGCCGGCGCTGGTCATCGGCGTGGCGGTCGTCTGGGGGATCGCCGTCATCGCCGACTCGGCCCAGTTTTCCGCGGCGATCAGCGAACTCTCCGAACCTCAACGCGTGGGCAGCTCACTCGCGCTTCAGACGTCGGTGGGCTTCCTGCTCACCGCGGCCAGCATTCAGGTCCTACCGTACGTCGCGCGCACGGCGGGATGGCCCGCAGCCTTCCTGCTCCTGAGCGCCGGCCCGGCGGCAGGCACGATCTCGATGCTGCGTCTGCGCGCCAGGCCGGAGGCGGCCCGTCTCGCCGGCGGGCGCCGCTAG
- a CDS encoding dipeptidase, giving the protein MARTRTPRVTPDEARRIHRDALVIDTQQPPITSGALFTPRMKQALEDSMRKGMTARDEIAPRMAAMTAEEIIASPEARTQYLALWDRSGVTIACGTFSGTHRYTGAYERANELISRAYGIADALGGAVEIVRRADEIERVHREGKRGIVIDFQNTTPFGDDLDRVRHFYNLGLRMVQLTYNLRNLVGDGCTETGQGGLSYFGREMVRALNDARILVDVSHCSEQVGWDALKISTAPVIVSHSASKAVCYHDRGKTDELAKAVADRGGYFGVVVIPGFISDKAEVPLDAFVDHVEHLVDVCGIDHVGIGTDKMGPGPGTESLVEYPDSMPRHNPATFDWAGFRLKEHRLLGDHVLRGYENFGDWPNLTVALAKRGFNEEELRKLLGLNYLRVFRDVCG; this is encoded by the coding sequence ATGGCTCGAACGCGCACACCACGCGTGACCCCGGACGAAGCCCGCCGCATTCATCGCGACGCGCTCGTGATAGACACGCAGCAGCCTCCGATCACAAGCGGCGCGCTGTTTACCCCGCGCATGAAGCAGGCGCTCGAGGACAGCATGCGCAAGGGAATGACGGCGCGCGACGAGATCGCTCCCCGCATGGCGGCGATGACGGCGGAGGAGATCATCGCGTCCCCGGAGGCTCGGACCCAGTACCTCGCATTGTGGGACCGATCGGGCGTCACCATCGCGTGCGGCACGTTCTCGGGTACGCACCGATACACGGGCGCGTACGAACGCGCGAACGAGTTGATCTCGCGCGCCTACGGCATCGCCGACGCGCTCGGCGGGGCGGTGGAAATCGTTCGGCGCGCCGACGAGATCGAGCGCGTCCACCGCGAGGGCAAGCGCGGGATCGTGATCGACTTCCAGAACACCACCCCGTTCGGGGACGACCTCGACCGCGTCCGGCACTTCTACAACCTCGGGCTGCGGATGGTGCAGCTCACCTACAATCTGCGCAACCTCGTGGGCGACGGCTGCACCGAGACCGGCCAGGGCGGGCTCTCCTACTTCGGTCGGGAGATGGTCAGGGCCCTGAACGATGCGCGGATTCTGGTGGACGTCAGCCACTGCAGCGAGCAGGTCGGCTGGGACGCGCTCAAGATCTCGACGGCCCCCGTGATCGTGTCCCACTCCGCAAGCAAGGCGGTGTGCTACCACGACCGCGGTAAGACCGACGAACTCGCGAAGGCGGTCGCCGACCGCGGCGGGTACTTCGGTGTCGTGGTGATCCCCGGGTTCATCTCCGACAAAGCGGAGGTCCCGCTCGACGCGTTCGTCGATCACGTGGAGCACCTTGTGGACGTGTGCGGGATCGATCACGTGGGAATCGGCACCGACAAGATGGGCCCCGGACCGGGCACCGAGTCGCTCGTCGAGTATCCGGACTCGATGCCGCGCCACAACCCCGCAACGTTCGACTGGGCGGGGTTCCGGCTCAAGGAGCACCGGTTGCTCGGAGATCACGTGCTCCGGGGCTACGAGAACTTCGGCGACTGGCCGAACCTGACCGTCGCGCTCGCGAAGCGGGGCTTCAACGAGGAGGAACTGCGCAAGTTGCTGGGGCTCAACTATCTTCGGGTGTTCAGGGACGTCTGCGGGTAG
- a CDS encoding alanyl-tRNA editing protein, whose amino-acid sequence MTELLYLHDSYMREFDATVTTVDGRAVSLDRTAFYPGGGGQPSDTGTLAWSDGQTRVTGQRRDGGTIWHVLEDAGPARDSSVRGSIDWERRHAIMRHHSALHVLVGAVYRLFGALVTGGAIYPDRARMDFALEDLSKARIAAIEAEANRIISEDRPILARFVAREEFERSDLTRLANVSLPPDIQTVRVIEIEGFDAQADGGTHVARTGEIGRLTITKTENKGKTNRRLEIALR is encoded by the coding sequence ATGACCGAGTTGCTGTACCTCCACGACAGTTACATGCGAGAGTTCGACGCGACCGTCACCACGGTGGACGGCCGCGCCGTTTCCCTGGATCGCACCGCGTTCTATCCCGGGGGCGGCGGCCAGCCGTCGGACACCGGAACGCTCGCATGGAGCGACGGCCAGACCCGCGTGACGGGACAGCGCAGGGACGGGGGCACGATCTGGCACGTGCTGGAGGACGCCGGCCCCGCGCGCGACAGCTCGGTGCGCGGCTCGATCGACTGGGAGCGCCGCCACGCGATCATGCGCCACCACTCCGCGCTGCACGTGCTGGTCGGCGCCGTCTACCGCCTGTTCGGCGCGCTGGTAACCGGCGGCGCGATCTATCCGGATCGGGCGCGGATGGACTTTGCGCTGGAGGACCTGAGCAAGGCACGCATCGCAGCAATCGAGGCAGAAGCCAACCGGATCATCTCGGAGGACCGACCGATCCTGGCACGGTTCGTCGCGCGCGAGGAGTTCGAACGATCCGATCTCACGCGGCTCGCGAACGTCTCGCTGCCACCCGACATCCAGACCGTACGCGTCATCGAGATCGAGGGCTTCGACGCCCAGGCCGACGGCGGCACGCACGTGGCGCGCACCGGCGAGATCGGCCGTCTCACGATCACGAAGACCGAGAACAAAGGCAAGACCAACCGCCGGCTGGAGATCGCCCTGCGCTGA
- a CDS encoding gamma-glutamylcyclotransferase family protein gives MTPSRLFVYGTLQDDALVARLVGRRLPWRRAVLEGYRRTLDESIGYHVVHPSTGASVDGRVIETVDVAALAALDAYEGTEYRRVVIEVRTHDGRTVDAYTYVPAEASRTSS, from the coding sequence GTGACGCCCTCACGATTATTCGTGTACGGCACGCTCCAAGACGACGCGCTCGTCGCGCGCCTTGTCGGGCGTCGGCTTCCGTGGCGGCGGGCGGTCCTGGAGGGGTACCGCCGGACCCTCGATGAATCGATCGGGTACCACGTGGTCCACCCCTCGACCGGGGCGAGTGTGGACGGTCGGGTGATCGAAACGGTGGATGTCGCCGCGCTCGCGGCGCTCGACGCCTACGAGGGGACCGAGTACCGGCGCGTCGTCATCGAGGTTCGCACGCACGACGGCCGCACGGTGGATGCCTACACCTACGTGCCGGCCGAAGCCTCACGCACCTCGTCTTGA
- a CDS encoding DUF5666 domain-containing protein — translation MQHHKSRLALLPMLAALAVVAGALSAAPENGAAQATTTLAGTIASAAPGAVVLTTADGTKTVKTTETTNFISRSTVPLSDIKSGDFIGVDAKKGADGSLTAVSINIFPPEFKGRAREGQWLMDSGDTMTNAVVTQYVSAVSGRTVALSYQGQVWKIAVPPSASIHRLAVVTSSALKPQMKVTVRGTAGADGSFTATSITVDESMP, via the coding sequence ATGCAACACCACAAGAGCCGGCTCGCGCTACTCCCCATGCTCGCGGCGCTCGCCGTCGTGGCGGGTGCGCTCAGCGCGGCCCCCGAAAACGGCGCCGCTCAAGCGACAACGACGCTCGCCGGCACGATCGCGTCGGCGGCACCCGGAGCCGTGGTCCTGACCACCGCCGACGGTACGAAGACGGTCAAGACCACCGAGACAACGAACTTCATCAGCCGCAGCACGGTCCCCCTGTCTGACATCAAGAGCGGCGACTTCATCGGGGTGGACGCGAAGAAGGGTGCGGATGGATCGCTCACAGCCGTCTCGATCAACATCTTCCCGCCGGAGTTCAAGGGCCGGGCCCGAGAGGGCCAGTGGCTGATGGACTCGGGGGACACCATGACCAATGCGGTCGTGACGCAGTACGTGTCGGCGGTGTCCGGCCGGACGGTAGCGCTGAGCTACCAAGGTCAGGTCTGGAAGATCGCGGTGCCGCCGTCTGCGTCGATCCACCGGCTCGCGGTCGTGACGAGCAGCGCGCTCAAGCCGCAGATGAAGGTGACCGTGCGCGGTACCGCCGGCGCGGACGGCAGCTTCACCGCGACGTCGATCACCGTGGACGAGTCAATGCCATAA
- a CDS encoding helix-turn-helix transcriptional regulator, with protein MEKRFVADLRRAFGKRVQEARHAARLSQAQLARQLGLRSGVAVGDWERGKALPKFETFLRLCEALNQPPAFFIDGYRDRPQKDPTHVFQHGLEALEQRSAQRHLELLHRLEHLPVEVGRSIAPEELRSALERMRFEDAAPVAEARLRAALGHRRGGGEEDAERAVAREALRQGWDAAREALRDWLQQRGRVV; from the coding sequence ATGGAGAAGCGGTTCGTCGCCGATCTTCGGCGCGCATTCGGGAAACGAGTTCAGGAAGCGCGGCACGCCGCGCGGCTGAGTCAAGCCCAACTGGCGCGCCAGCTCGGGCTCCGCAGCGGCGTCGCGGTCGGCGATTGGGAACGCGGCAAGGCGCTCCCGAAGTTCGAGACGTTTCTGCGGCTGTGCGAGGCGCTCAACCAGCCCCCGGCGTTCTTCATCGACGGCTACCGCGACCGCCCGCAGAAGGATCCCACGCACGTGTTCCAGCACGGCCTGGAGGCCCTGGAGCAACGGAGCGCGCAGCGCCACCTAGAACTGCTGCACCGGCTGGAGCATCTGCCGGTAGAAGTCGGCCGCAGCATCGCACCGGAGGAGTTGCGGTCCGCGCTCGAGCGGATGCGGTTCGAGGACGCGGCGCCCGTGGCGGAGGCCCGGCTGCGGGCCGCCCTGGGGCACCGCCGGGGGGGCGGCGAAGAGGATGCCGAGCGCGCAGTCGCGCGCGAAGCGCTCCGCCAGGGGTGGGACGCGGCACGCGAAGCGCTGCGCGACTGGCTGCAGCAACGCGGGCGGGTCGTGTGA
- a CDS encoding pyridoxal phosphate-dependent aminotransferase — MIPADAPGRAGSAQPPTPALRLAERMGRLGTETAFEVFARARALEAQGRSVVHLEIGEPDFDTPAHITEAGIRALRDGLTHYTPPSGLPEAREAIAEYVSRTRGIEVAPDHVVITPGGKPVMFFLILALVNAGDEVVHPDPGFPIYESVARFVGARPVPWVLREDRGFRADPEDLRRLLSPRTRLVILNSPHNPTAGVLSREDLEAVAEMVRDRPITVLSDEIYGRILYEGTFASPASVPGLQAQTVILDGFSKTYAMTGWRLGYGVMRPDLAARLTQLMVNSNSCTAAFTQMAGVAALRGPQDSVDRMVAEFRRRRDVIVDGLNRLPGVSCGQPHGAFYAFPNVRGVDADSLRLQDYLLQDAGVAVLSGTSFGSHGQGFLRLSYANSVEAITEALRRIGAALERYAPRARA; from the coding sequence ATGATTCCGGCGGACGCACCGGGGCGCGCGGGGTCCGCGCAGCCGCCAACGCCGGCCCTCCGGCTGGCCGAGCGGATGGGGCGGCTCGGCACCGAGACCGCGTTCGAGGTGTTTGCGCGGGCCAGGGCGCTCGAGGCACAGGGCCGGTCGGTCGTCCATCTGGAGATCGGCGAGCCAGATTTCGACACCCCGGCGCACATCACGGAGGCGGGGATTCGCGCGCTGCGCGACGGGTTGACCCACTACACGCCGCCGTCGGGCCTGCCAGAGGCGCGCGAGGCGATTGCCGAGTACGTGTCCCGGACGCGCGGGATCGAAGTCGCACCCGATCATGTCGTGATCACACCGGGCGGCAAGCCGGTGATGTTCTTCCTGATCCTGGCCCTGGTCAACGCGGGCGACGAGGTGGTGCATCCCGACCCCGGATTCCCGATCTACGAGTCGGTCGCCCGGTTCGTCGGCGCGCGGCCGGTGCCGTGGGTGTTGCGCGAGGACCGCGGGTTTCGCGCGGATCCGGAGGACCTCCGTCGGCTGCTCTCGCCGAGAACGCGGCTTGTCATCCTGAACTCACCGCACAACCCGACGGCCGGGGTGCTCTCGCGCGAGGACCTTGAGGCGGTCGCGGAGATGGTCCGCGACCGGCCGATTACCGTCCTCTCCGATGAGATCTACGGACGGATCCTCTACGAGGGCACATTTGCCAGCCCAGCGTCGGTGCCTGGGCTGCAGGCTCAGACGGTGATTCTCGACGGCTTCAGCAAGACCTATGCGATGACCGGATGGCGGCTCGGGTACGGCGTGATGCGCCCCGATCTGGCCGCACGTCTCACGCAGTTGATGGTGAATTCCAACTCGTGCACCGCGGCGTTTACGCAGATGGCCGGGGTCGCCGCCCTGCGCGGGCCTCAGGACTCTGTCGACCGCATGGTCGCGGAGTTCCGCCGCCGGCGGGACGTGATCGTGGACGGCCTGAACCGCCTGCCTGGCGTCTCGTGCGGACAGCCTCACGGCGCGTTCTACGCGTTCCCGAACGTGCGCGGGGTGGACGCGGATTCCCTCCGGCTGCAGGATTACTTGCTGCAAGACGCGGGTGTCGCTGTGCTGTCCGGGACGTCGTTCGGATCGCACGGGCAGGGGTTCTTGCGGTTGAGCTACGCGAACTCCGTGGAGGCGATCACGGAGGCGCTGCGTCGCATCGGTGCCGCCCTCGAACGGTACGCGCCCCGCGCCCGCGCCTGA
- a CDS encoding helix-turn-helix domain-containing protein, which produces MARKFLTPDEVAAQLRVSAEAIRRLLRRRELPAIRVGRAWRIEEGEFQRWINRRVVKSPRGANGGGPCLCGCGHPTITPGARFLPGHDGKAIHSLMTERGLTFDAAREAVRRMHRPRVQERLF; this is translated from the coding sequence ATGGCCCGGAAGTTCCTCACGCCCGATGAGGTCGCCGCGCAGCTGCGCGTGTCCGCCGAGGCGATCCGGCGGCTCCTCCGTCGGCGGGAGCTCCCCGCGATCCGCGTGGGCCGCGCGTGGCGCATCGAGGAGGGTGAGTTCCAACGCTGGATCAATCGCCGCGTGGTGAAGAGCCCGCGCGGCGCGAACGGCGGCGGTCCGTGTCTCTGCGGCTGCGGCCATCCGACGATCACGCCGGGCGCGCGATTTCTACCCGGGCACGACGGCAAGGCGATCCACTCTCTGATGACCGAGCGCGGATTGACATTCGACGCAGCGCGCGAGGCGGTGCGACGGATGCACCGGCCGCGCGTCCAGGAACGGCTGTTCTGA
- the ahcY gene encoding adenosylhomocysteinase, whose amino-acid sequence MNSDVQDLRLASSGWDRISWADGEMPVLRAVRDRFLNEKPLAGVRIAACLHVTTETANLMRTLRDGGAQVALCASNPLSTQDDVAAALVAEWHLPVFARRGEDRDTYYRHIHQALDTKPHLTMDDGADLVSTIHNDRTELLAGVLGGSEETTTGVVRLRSMARAGVLRYPIVAVNDALTKHLFDNRYGTGQSTIDGLIRATNLLLAGRTVTVAGYGNCGRGLALRARGMGAHVIVTEVDPTRALEAHMDGYRVMPMLDAVHISDIVITVTGNTSVVRREHYEMMKDRAVIANSGHFDVELDLSALADLAEERRIVRPQIEEFRLRDGRRIYVLAEGRLLNLAAAEGHPASVMDMSFANQALVMEYLAQNARTLGPEVYPVPSVIDRQIAALKLAAAGVTIDRLTPAQERYLNSWEEGT is encoded by the coding sequence GTGAACAGCGATGTTCAGGATCTCAGACTCGCCTCGTCGGGCTGGGATCGGATCAGCTGGGCGGACGGTGAGATGCCGGTGTTGCGGGCGGTGCGCGATCGCTTTTTGAACGAGAAGCCGCTTGCCGGTGTCAGGATTGCGGCCTGCCTGCACGTCACGACCGAAACGGCCAATCTGATGCGGACGCTGCGGGACGGAGGCGCGCAGGTGGCGTTGTGCGCCAGCAACCCGCTGTCCACGCAAGACGACGTGGCGGCGGCGCTCGTTGCGGAGTGGCACCTGCCGGTGTTCGCGCGTCGCGGCGAAGATCGCGACACGTACTACCGTCATATCCATCAAGCGCTCGACACGAAGCCGCACCTGACCATGGACGATGGCGCCGACCTCGTTTCGACGATCCACAACGACCGGACCGAGTTGCTGGCCGGCGTGCTCGGGGGAAGCGAGGAAACCACGACGGGCGTGGTCCGCCTGCGTAGCATGGCCAGGGCCGGCGTGCTCCGGTATCCGATCGTGGCGGTCAACGACGCGCTGACGAAGCACTTGTTCGACAACCGCTACGGGACCGGCCAGTCCACGATCGACGGGTTGATCCGCGCAACGAACTTGCTGTTGGCGGGGCGGACGGTGACCGTGGCTGGCTACGGGAACTGCGGGCGCGGGCTGGCGTTGCGTGCGCGCGGGATGGGCGCGCACGTGATCGTCACGGAGGTCGATCCAACCCGGGCGCTCGAGGCTCACATGGACGGATACCGCGTGATGCCGATGCTCGACGCCGTGCACATTTCCGACATCGTGATCACCGTGACGGGCAACACCTCGGTGGTACGGCGCGAGCACTACGAGATGATGAAGGATCGAGCGGTCATCGCCAACTCCGGGCACTTCGACGTGGAGCTGGACCTGTCCGCGCTTGCGGACCTCGCCGAAGAGCGCCGGATCGTCCGCCCGCAGATCGAGGAGTTCCGCCTCCGCGACGGCCGGCGGATCTACGTGCTGGCCGAAGGCCGGCTTCTCAACTTGGCGGCCGCCGAGGGACATCCGGCGTCCGTCATGGATATGAGCTTTGCGAATCAGGCACTCGTGATGGAGTACCTGGCGCAGAATGCCCGCACGCTGGGTCCTGAGGTCTATCCGGTCCCGTCGGTGATCGACCGCCAGATCGCGGCCCTGAAGCTGGCCGCAGCCGGCGTGACGATCGACCGTCTCACCCCGGCGCAGGAGCGCTACCTCAACTCGTGGGAGGAAGGCACATGA
- a CDS encoding trypsin-like peptidase domain-containing protein codes for METAQLLMHEANGTAPAGSGPGAAGDEAAALDAYSRTVIGAVDRLGPAVASLAVARPAPERLRRRGLHELRGGGSGVIIAPDGYILTNSHVVNGSARVEVRLADGRALAAEVVGNDPPTDLAVVRVAEGRLAAAALGDSSRLRVGQLVVAMGSPLGFQATVTAGVVSALGRTLRAESGRLIENVIQTDAALNPGNSGGPLADARGLVIGVNTAVIAGSQGLCFAIPINTATWVASQLIRYGRVQRAYLGVSAQTVTLDRRIAVAAGVEAPTAVRLTEVQPGSAAATAGLKPGDLLVGANGRPLATLDDLLLAVGGHAVGARLTLDVLRGDGRHPVHTYPTKMPAEEKR; via the coding sequence ATGGAAACGGCGCAACTTCTGATGCACGAAGCGAACGGAACGGCGCCGGCGGGAAGCGGGCCGGGTGCCGCCGGCGATGAAGCGGCGGCACTGGACGCCTACTCCCGAACGGTGATCGGAGCGGTCGATCGACTCGGCCCGGCAGTCGCCAGTTTGGCGGTCGCGCGTCCGGCTCCCGAACGGCTGCGGCGGCGGGGCCTGCACGAACTGCGCGGCGGCGGCAGCGGGGTGATCATCGCACCGGACGGGTACATCTTGACTAACAGTCACGTCGTGAACGGATCCGCCCGCGTCGAAGTGCGGCTGGCCGACGGCCGCGCGTTGGCCGCGGAGGTTGTCGGGAACGACCCGCCGACCGACCTAGCGGTCGTCCGGGTGGCGGAGGGAAGACTGGCGGCCGCGGCGCTCGGGGATTCGTCGCGCCTGCGAGTCGGCCAGCTGGTCGTCGCCATGGGGAGTCCGCTCGGATTCCAGGCCACGGTCACGGCCGGCGTCGTGAGTGCGCTCGGCCGTACACTCCGCGCCGAGAGCGGGCGCCTGATCGAGAACGTCATTCAGACCGACGCGGCGCTGAACCCAGGGAACTCGGGCGGTCCGCTCGCCGACGCCCGCGGGCTGGTGATCGGCGTCAACACCGCGGTGATCGCAGGGTCGCAGGGGCTCTGCTTCGCGATTCCGATCAACACCGCGACCTGGGTCGCGTCCCAGCTGATCCGGTATGGACGCGTCCAGCGCGCGTACCTGGGCGTATCGGCGCAAACCGTGACGTTGGACCGCCGCATCGCCGTGGCCGCGGGGGTCGAGGCGCCGACAGCGGTGCGGCTCACCGAGGTGCAACCCGGAAGCGCCGCCGCGACCGCCGGCCTGAAGCCGGGCGATCTCCTCGTCGGCGCGAACGGGCGCCCCTTGGCCACGTTGGACGACCTCCTGCTAGCCGTCGGAGGACACGCGGTCGGTGCTCGGCTTACGCTCGATGTGCTCCGCGGGGACGGGCGGCACCCGGTGCATACGTATCCGACGAAGATGCCTGCGGAGGAAAAGCGCTAA